Proteins encoded together in one Salmo trutta chromosome 3, fSalTru1.1, whole genome shotgun sequence window:
- the LOC115164584 gene encoding gamma-secretase subunit PEN-2 — translation MNLERLPNEEKLTLCRKYYLGGFAFLPFLWLVNVVWFFKEAFVKPTYTEQLKIKTYVKRSGLGLLLWVAVLTTWITIFQHFRAEWGEVGDYLSFTIPLGIP, via the exons ATGAACCTAGAGCGCCTTCCCAATGAGGAGAAACTCACCCTCTGCAGGAAATACTATTTAG GGGGATTTGCATTCCTTCCGTTCCTGTGGCTGGTGAATGTGGTGTGGTTTTTCAAAGAGGCCTTTGTAAAGCCAACATATACTGAACAACTTAAGATCAAAACAT ATGTAAAGCGATCAGGGCTGGGGTTGCTACTGTGGGTTGCAGTACTCACCACATGGATAACCATATTCCAACACTTCAGAGCAGAATGGGGTGAGGTGGGCGACTACCTCTCCTTCACCATTCCACTTGGCATTCCCTGA